From Chloracidobacterium thermophilum B:
GAAGCGTGACACGTGGGAGTGAAAACGGGCCGGGGTGGCGGAATGGTAGACGCAACGGACTTAAAATCCGTTGCTCCGCAAGGGGCGTGCGGGTTCGACTCCCGCCCTCGGCACTCCCAGCAAAGGTCCCAGCAAAGGTTCGGTGCGCAGTTTCATGCCCTGGCCGCCGGCGGCCATTTCCGCTGAAACCCTGTCTCCTGCTGCGCGGGCGGCGCTGTACGTCCCGGCCAAAGTGTACGAACTGGGCGTGCGGCTGCGCATGGCGCTCTACGAGACGGCTTACCTCAAGCCCAGGCAGCTCAGCAAGCCGGTCATTGCTGTTGGCAACATCACGGTTGGCGGAACGGGCAAAACACCGCTGGTCGAATACATTGCCCGTTATCTCACCGACGAAGGCCATGAAACCGTCATCCTGACACGCGGCTACGGGCGTACGGCGACGGACCGGACGCGGGTGATACTCAACGACGGACAACCTCTGCCGGACTGGTCGCTGGCGGGCGACGAGCCGCTGATGCTGGCGCGCCGGTTGCCTGATGTCAAAATCATTGTGGGTGCTGACCGCTACGCCAACGGCCGCTTTGCCGAAACAACCTACGGTTGTGATGTGTTTGTCCTCGATGATGCGTTTCAGCACCTTCAGCTTGCGCGCGACCTGAACATTCTCGTCCTGGACGCCACTGACCCCTTCGGCAACGGGGACCTGCTCCCTTTCGGCCGCCTGCGTGAACCGCTCTATGCCCTTCGACGAGCTGATGCCATTGTGGTCACACGGACAGACCGCACCTTTGACCAGGAACACCTGTTGAGCGTGCTGGCGGCATGTGAAGTCACGGCTCCGGTGTTTTTTGCCTACCACGACATTGTGGGTGTCCACGAACTGGGAACGCGCCGGGCACAGGCGCAGCGCAGCCTCATCGGGACGCCGCTGGGCGTGTTTTCGGCGCTGGGCAATCCGACCATCTTTGAAGACGACCTGGCCAACCTGGGGGCCAATCTCGTTTTCAAAAAGCAATTTCCCGACCATCACCGCTACACGGCCGCCGACATCGCCGCCCTTGTTGCCGAGGCCAAAGCTGCTGGCGCGCAGCGGCTGGTGACGACCGAAAAGGATGCCGTCAAGGTCGAAGGCTTCGACT
This genomic window contains:
- the lpxK gene encoding tetraacyldisaccharide 4'-kinase, coding for MPWPPAAISAETLSPAARAALYVPAKVYELGVRLRMALYETAYLKPRQLSKPVIAVGNITVGGTGKTPLVEYIARYLTDEGHETVILTRGYGRTATDRTRVILNDGQPLPDWSLAGDEPLMLARRLPDVKIIVGADRYANGRFAETTYGCDVFVLDDAFQHLQLARDLNILVLDATDPFGNGDLLPFGRLREPLYALRRADAIVVTRTDRTFDQEHLLSVLAACEVTAPVFFAYHDIVGVHELGTRRAQAQRSLIGTPLGVFSALGNPTIFEDDLANLGANLVFKKQFPDHHRYTAADIAALVAEAKAAGAQRLVTTEKDAVKVEGFDFGGLPVSVVEIKTMFDEEVGLKSLLLRTIVKKKGRLGRHAGSAGGNSR